The proteins below come from a single Salinilacihabitans rarus genomic window:
- a CDS encoding flippase has protein sequence MTDHDEGVSTLAKQGSITFVGNVFNGVFGFAIVMVMTRFVSPSVYGLFVLATSVILFTQVFANLGLPLAIDYFVPQYLEEGEPGKAKGVIVQVTATVLVTSSLVGLTLAVSASYVSEFFAEPSLRIALLLLAAAIPMLAIYNVLLTSYYSIKRLQYRVVMRDLVRPTVRFGVTLALLLAGFGLLGLIVGYLVGLLVAITVGAVVFVYKAWEIMAAKMELVAPAPLVRYSVPLAMTSVVYVLMGHVDYFVLGFYLESDDVGIYRVGYMLGSALTIIFSSLAPVFKPLIAETRDDTALVEERFRIAARWIAGFTLPIAITLSLGAPAYLSVLYTPQYAEASAVVALLSAAFLFNVTFGGPDGTLLQGMGYSRVVFANTLVLFGANAVVSFALVPFFGIFGAAMGSATALSLVGALTLVELHRLDGVHPFTRDFAKVVLSGVPPLLVGAPIVLLVDSNLVVAAVLPVVVFATYVLSLVLTDAFTDDDARMAAEFGPSVEKWLPAGLLK, from the coding sequence ATGACCGACCACGACGAGGGCGTCTCGACGCTCGCCAAGCAGGGCAGCATCACGTTCGTCGGGAACGTGTTCAACGGCGTCTTCGGCTTCGCCATCGTAATGGTGATGACCCGGTTCGTCAGCCCGTCGGTCTACGGCCTGTTCGTGCTCGCGACGTCGGTCATCCTCTTCACGCAGGTGTTCGCGAACCTCGGACTACCGCTGGCGATCGACTACTTCGTCCCGCAGTACCTCGAGGAGGGCGAACCGGGGAAGGCCAAGGGGGTGATCGTCCAGGTCACCGCGACCGTCCTCGTGACCTCCTCGCTCGTCGGCCTCACACTCGCGGTGAGCGCGTCGTACGTCAGCGAGTTCTTCGCGGAGCCGTCGCTGCGCATCGCGTTGCTGCTGCTCGCGGCCGCCATCCCGATGCTGGCGATCTACAACGTGTTGCTCACCTCCTACTACAGCATCAAGCGCCTCCAGTACCGCGTGGTGATGCGCGACCTCGTCCGGCCGACGGTCCGGTTCGGGGTCACCCTCGCGCTCCTGCTGGCCGGCTTCGGGCTGCTCGGGCTGATCGTCGGCTACCTCGTCGGCCTGCTGGTCGCGATCACCGTCGGCGCCGTCGTCTTCGTCTACAAGGCATGGGAGATCATGGCCGCGAAGATGGAACTCGTCGCGCCGGCGCCGCTGGTGCGGTACTCGGTGCCGCTTGCGATGACGAGCGTCGTCTACGTGCTGATGGGCCACGTCGACTACTTCGTCCTCGGCTTCTACCTCGAGTCCGACGACGTCGGCATCTACCGCGTCGGCTACATGCTCGGCTCGGCGCTGACGATCATCTTTAGCTCGCTCGCGCCCGTCTTCAAGCCGCTGATCGCAGAGACCCGCGACGACACCGCCCTCGTCGAGGAGCGGTTCCGGATCGCCGCCCGCTGGATCGCCGGCTTCACCCTCCCGATCGCGATCACGCTCTCGCTGGGCGCGCCCGCCTACCTCTCGGTGCTCTACACCCCGCAGTACGCCGAGGCCAGCGCCGTCGTCGCGCTCCTGTCGGCCGCGTTCCTGTTCAACGTCACCTTCGGCGGCCCCGACGGGACGCTGTTGCAGGGGATGGGCTACTCCCGGGTCGTCTTCGCGAACACGCTCGTCCTCTTCGGCGCGAACGCCGTCGTCTCGTTCGCGCTCGTCCCCTTCTTCGGCATCTTCGGCGCCGCGATGGGGTCGGCGACCGCGCTCTCGCTCGTCGGCGCGCTCACCCTCGTCGAACTCCACCGCCTCGACGGCGTCCACCCGTTCACCCGCGACTTCGCGAAGGTCGTCCTCTCGGGGGTGCCGCCGCTGCTCGTCGGCGCGCCGATCGTCCTGCTCGTCGACTCCAACCTCGTCGTCGCCGCCGTCCTCCCCGTCGTCGTCTTCGCGACGTACGTCCTCTCGCTGGTGCTCACCGACGCGTTCACCGACGACGACGCCCGCATGGCCGCCGAGTTCGGCCCGAGCGTCGAGAAGTGGCTGCCGGCGGGGCTGTTGAAGTAG
- a CDS encoding 4-phosphopantoate--beta-alanine ligase, which translates to MSDHETVPADVEHEDEIPADHPRYADLVTRHRIERGVEKGITHLQGMHAEGRGSAFDYLLGEETIPSADAAERAAAAHLLLADDPVLSINGNVAALVAAEVVDLAEAVDADLEVNLFNRTPERVRAIADHLREHGAAEVKGIEADARIPGLDHERAKVDADGIYDADVVVVPLEDGDRAEALDEMGKTEIVIDLNPLSRSPRVADVPIVDNVIRAVPNITAHAEELADEDETALRGIVDAFDAEAALEAAEERIRTGG; encoded by the coding sequence GTGAGCGACCACGAGACCGTCCCCGCCGACGTCGAACACGAAGACGAGATTCCGGCGGACCACCCGCGGTACGCCGACCTCGTCACGCGCCACCGGATCGAGCGCGGCGTCGAGAAGGGGATCACCCACCTCCAAGGGATGCACGCCGAGGGGCGGGGCAGCGCCTTCGACTACCTGCTCGGCGAGGAGACCATTCCCTCCGCCGACGCGGCCGAGCGCGCGGCCGCGGCCCACCTGTTGCTGGCGGACGACCCCGTGCTCTCGATCAACGGCAACGTCGCGGCGCTGGTCGCCGCGGAGGTCGTCGACCTCGCCGAGGCCGTCGACGCCGACCTCGAGGTCAACCTCTTCAACCGCACCCCCGAGCGGGTCCGGGCGATCGCCGACCACCTGCGCGAGCACGGCGCCGCGGAGGTAAAGGGGATCGAGGCCGACGCCCGCATCCCCGGCCTCGACCACGAGCGCGCGAAGGTCGACGCCGACGGCATCTACGACGCCGACGTCGTGGTCGTCCCGCTGGAGGACGGCGACCGCGCCGAGGCGCTCGACGAGATGGGCAAGACCGAGATCGTGATCGACCTCAACCCGCTGTCGCGCTCGCCGCGGGTCGCGGACGTCCCGATCGTCGACAACGTGATCCGCGCGGTGCCGAACATCACCGCCCACGCCGAGGAACTGGCGGACGAAGACGAGACGGCGCTGCGCGGGATCGTCGACGCCTTCGACGCGGAGGCGGCGCTCGAAGCGGCCGAAGAGCGGATTCGGACCGGCGGCTGA
- a CDS encoding YegP family protein, with protein MSPVKDFHQKLFRLYEHYVGEPESPKDVYGYWLFVFGFLGAAMAVVLYAGTYALIGSENLQINRVAGVLGGLGLSLLLFGIVMMLPVRRRGLQAAAVGFLVSLVGVGSFGVFYPSNIRVKEWGGTGPDWTIEVIASYAVGIGLIAVVTALIPVVTGRKGMFVEEEGASDDPDILTGDALEGAQYAVFRDEKGDWKWHVLHLEALAASEDSAVTRPEAEEAIDQVKSQIGSAGLMELTTSAFRLYEDRAGNWQWTLARDDGSIVGACAREFEQRDGAEESVSFFKDRAPEADVIEIEGAAFTYVERRDRWYWQLLDDDRTPLAESETGFADQNEAEEAAHEFAKRFDQARLLDVDHIGVELRQRDDGGWIWRFVDEEDREIAESAAEFSSRRDAEEAVEDLLPELESASITVAGEPTYELYEDGDEWQWRLVDENEHLVARGPDAAAEHAAAEHQTRQFGEHARGADVVEIDDAEYEIYPVDADEVEEVAEDADEEEEPPESNVRWNWRLVTEDREIIAASDEAHFTADAAETAIDRVREQAREADLIEFEHAAFQVYEADDGEWRWRLIDEDGNVLADSGEEHTTRGEAAEAMMTLKEQAPDAELLEIDTAAFELFVNEDDEWGWRLIDAGGKLVAEDPTTHPTRGDAKDAMDRLIDNLESEVREMENAIFQTYADESWHWRFVLPSGETVAVDDKAHPTRDELLDTLPAIREAAATAREHTIGDVAVQVYRGGDWQFRLVDRDREMIADSSVGYDNRETAVSAARDLERHAADAPIFTIETAAIRLGGDDGWHWELVDADRDVLAGSVDAEPTKDEIVEDVDRVRKLAPMAGRVDFDVASFELFADEDDRWRWRLINEEGLTVAAGSEGYESTEAAREALDDLRDMIETASILEIDSVSFELHTGEDGWKWKLVDRYGVPMTESTRTYETRTEAREAMKAVKEHAPNGWITFTE; from the coding sequence ATGTCTCCAGTCAAAGACTTTCACCAAAAACTGTTCCGGCTGTACGAACACTACGTCGGTGAGCCGGAGTCGCCGAAAGACGTATACGGCTACTGGCTGTTCGTCTTCGGATTCCTCGGGGCCGCGATGGCGGTGGTCCTCTACGCGGGGACCTACGCGCTCATCGGCTCCGAGAATCTGCAGATCAACCGGGTGGCCGGGGTCCTCGGGGGGCTCGGCCTCTCGCTCTTGCTGTTCGGTATCGTCATGATGTTGCCGGTCAGGCGGCGTGGCCTGCAGGCGGCCGCGGTCGGGTTCCTCGTGTCCCTCGTCGGGGTCGGCTCCTTCGGGGTGTTCTACCCGAGTAACATCAGGGTCAAAGAGTGGGGCGGTACCGGGCCGGACTGGACGATCGAAGTCATCGCGTCCTACGCGGTCGGGATCGGCCTCATCGCGGTCGTCACCGCCCTGATTCCGGTCGTCACCGGTCGAAAAGGTATGTTCGTCGAAGAGGAGGGAGCGAGCGACGATCCGGACATCCTCACGGGCGACGCGCTGGAAGGCGCCCAGTACGCCGTCTTCCGCGACGAGAAAGGCGACTGGAAGTGGCACGTCCTGCACCTCGAGGCGCTGGCGGCCAGCGAGGACAGCGCCGTGACGCGACCGGAGGCCGAGGAGGCGATCGATCAGGTGAAATCCCAGATCGGCTCCGCGGGGCTGATGGAGCTGACGACGTCGGCGTTCCGGCTCTACGAGGACCGCGCGGGCAACTGGCAGTGGACGCTCGCCCGCGACGACGGCAGCATCGTCGGCGCCTGTGCACGCGAGTTCGAACAGCGCGACGGCGCCGAGGAGTCGGTGAGCTTCTTCAAGGACCGCGCGCCGGAAGCCGACGTCATCGAGATCGAGGGCGCGGCGTTCACGTACGTCGAGCGCCGCGACCGCTGGTACTGGCAACTGCTCGACGACGACCGCACACCGCTTGCCGAGAGCGAGACCGGCTTCGCGGACCAGAACGAGGCCGAGGAGGCCGCCCACGAGTTCGCCAAGCGCTTCGATCAGGCGCGGCTGCTCGACGTCGACCACATCGGCGTCGAACTCCGCCAGCGCGACGACGGCGGCTGGATCTGGCGGTTCGTCGACGAGGAGGACCGCGAGATCGCCGAGAGCGCCGCCGAGTTCAGCTCCCGGCGCGACGCCGAGGAGGCGGTCGAGGACCTGCTGCCCGAACTCGAGTCGGCGTCGATCACCGTCGCGGGCGAACCGACGTACGAACTGTACGAGGACGGCGACGAGTGGCAGTGGCGGCTGGTCGACGAGAACGAACACCTCGTCGCGCGCGGCCCGGACGCGGCCGCCGAACACGCCGCCGCCGAGCACCAGACCCGGCAGTTTGGCGAGCACGCCCGCGGCGCCGACGTCGTCGAGATCGACGACGCCGAGTACGAGATCTACCCCGTCGACGCCGACGAGGTCGAGGAGGTCGCCGAGGACGCCGACGAGGAGGAAGAGCCCCCCGAGTCGAACGTCCGGTGGAACTGGCGGCTGGTCACGGAGGACCGCGAGATCATCGCCGCGAGCGACGAGGCCCACTTCACCGCCGACGCCGCCGAGACCGCGATCGATCGCGTCCGCGAACAGGCCCGCGAGGCCGACCTCATCGAGTTCGAGCACGCGGCGTTCCAGGTCTACGAGGCCGACGACGGCGAGTGGCGCTGGCGGCTCATCGACGAGGACGGGAACGTACTCGCCGACAGCGGCGAGGAACACACCACCCGCGGCGAGGCCGCGGAGGCGATGATGACGCTGAAAGAGCAGGCGCCCGACGCGGAACTGCTCGAGATCGACACCGCCGCGTTCGAACTCTTCGTCAACGAGGACGACGAGTGGGGCTGGCGGCTCATCGACGCGGGCGGGAAGCTGGTCGCCGAGGACCCGACGACCCACCCGACCCGCGGCGACGCCAAGGACGCGATGGACCGGCTGATCGACAACCTCGAGTCCGAGGTCCGGGAGATGGAGAACGCGATCTTCCAGACCTACGCCGACGAGAGCTGGCACTGGCGGTTCGTCCTGCCCTCGGGCGAGACCGTCGCCGTCGACGACAAGGCTCACCCGACGCGTGACGAGTTGCTCGACACGCTGCCGGCGATCCGCGAGGCGGCCGCGACCGCCCGGGAACACACCATCGGCGACGTCGCCGTGCAGGTGTACCGCGGCGGCGACTGGCAGTTCCGGCTGGTCGACCGCGACCGCGAGATGATCGCGGACTCCTCGGTCGGCTACGACAACCGCGAGACCGCCGTCAGCGCCGCGCGCGACCTCGAACGCCACGCCGCCGACGCGCCGATCTTCACGATCGAGACCGCGGCGATCCGCCTCGGCGGGGACGACGGCTGGCACTGGGAACTCGTCGACGCCGACCGCGACGTGCTCGCGGGCTCCGTCGACGCCGAGCCGACGAAAGACGAGATCGTCGAGGACGTCGACCGCGTGCGCAAGCTCGCGCCGATGGCCGGCCGCGTCGACTTCGACGTCGCCTCCTTCGAACTGTTCGCAGACGAGGACGACCGCTGGCGCTGGCGGCTCATCAACGAGGAGGGGCTCACCGTCGCCGCCGGCTCGGAGGGCTACGAGTCCACCGAGGCGGCCCGCGAGGCCCTCGACGACCTGCGGGACATGATCGAGACGGCGAGCATCCTCGAGATCGACAGCGTCTCCTTCGAGCTTCACACCGGCGAGGACGGCTGGAAGTGGAAGCTCGTCGACCGCTACGGCGTCCCGATGACCGAGAGTACCCGGACCTACGAGACCCGGACCGAGGCCCGCGAGGCCATGAAGGCGGTCAAGGAACACGCCCCGAACGGCTGGATCACCTTCACCGAGTAG